CGATGAAGCTCTACGAGGAGGGCGTCGACTTCCGGCAGGCCCTGCTCGCGGACGCGGACCTCCGCAAGATGATGACGCCCGAGGAGATCAACGACTGCTTCTCCCCGGGCTACCACACGCGGCACATGGACGACGTGTTCCACCGCGTCTTCGGCCGGAGCGAGTAGCCGCCCCGGCCGCGCCTGACGGGGAGGGCTACTTCAGGTAGCCCTTCTCGCGCAGGCTCCGCTCGATGCGCGCGTGCACGTCACCGGGCTGGAGCGCGAGCGACGTGCCGGTGATCCGCTCGAAGGCGGCCACGTACTTGGTGGCCAGCTCCACGCGCACGTCGTCGGGGATGGGGGGCGGCTTGCCCTGTCCGGAGAAGTTCCGCTCGCGGATGAGCCACTGGCGGATGTTCTCCTTGTCGAGCATCCGCTGGTCCTCGCCGGCGGCGAAGCGCTTCTCGTACTCGTCCGCCACCCAGTAGCGGCTCGAGTCGGGCGTGTGCATCTCGTCGATGACGTAGAGGTCGTCGCCCACCTTGCCGAACTCGTACTTCGTATCGACCAGGATGAGGCCGCGCGTGCGCGCCCACTTCTGACCCTCCTGGAACAGGCCGCGCGCCGCCTCCGTGATTCGCGCCCAGTCGCGCGCGCTGGCCAGGCCCCGCGCCAGGATTTCCTGCTCGGAGATGGGCTCGTCGTGCTGGCCGTACTCCGCCTTGGTGGACGGGGTGATGATGGGCGCGGGGAAGGCCTCGTCCTTGCGCAGGCCGTCCGGGAAGGGCACGCCGTAGGCCGTGTGCGTGCCCTTCTGGTAGTCGCGCCACAGGCTGCCGGTGAGGTAGCCGCGAATCACCACCTCCACCGTGAAGGGCTGACAGGCGCGCGCCACGGTGACGTTGGCGTCCGGCACGTCCAGCACGTGGTTGGCGCAGATGTGCTTCGTCCGCTCGAACCAGAAGGCCGCGAGCCGGTTGAGCACCTCGCCCTTGAAGGGGATGGTGGTGAGCACGTGGTCGAACGCGGACAGCCGGTCCGTCGTCACCAGGACGAGCGAGTCGCCGCGCCGGAAGGTGTCGCGGACCTTGCCGCGGTAGTGCTGGCCGAGCGCGGGCAGGTCGACCTGCTGGAGCGTATGGGGGAGTTGGGCGTGAAGTGCGGAGGTGTTCACGGTCGCCTCGCGGCCCGCCCCTCTGGAAGAGGGGAACGGCGAGAGAAGGACGGGCCTGTTGCTGAGGCGCGCGACTCTACTGGAGCGTGGCCGGCATGGAAGCGGGACCGTAGGCCGCTGCCAGGTAGAGGAAGGCCGGATTGACGCGCAGCACACCATCCACGTAGGCGACCGCGTACGGCGCCCCGGTCGCCCGGTCCACCTG
This sequence is a window from Myxococcus stipitatus. Protein-coding genes within it:
- a CDS encoding phosphoribosylaminoimidazolesuccinocarboxamide synthase; its protein translation is MNTSALHAQLPHTLQQVDLPALGQHYRGKVRDTFRRGDSLVLVTTDRLSAFDHVLTTIPFKGEVLNRLAAFWFERTKHICANHVLDVPDANVTVARACQPFTVEVVIRGYLTGSLWRDYQKGTHTAYGVPFPDGLRKDEAFPAPIITPSTKAEYGQHDEPISEQEILARGLASARDWARITEAARGLFQEGQKWARTRGLILVDTKYEFGKVGDDLYVIDEMHTPDSSRYWVADEYEKRFAAGEDQRMLDKENIRQWLIRERNFSGQGKPPPIPDDVRVELATKYVAAFERITGTSLALQPGDVHARIERSLREKGYLK